Proteins from one Bdellovibrio svalbardensis genomic window:
- a CDS encoding BolA family protein, which translates to MSSRESRIRENLSKALAPTVLEIENESHMHSGPRSDSHYKVLVVAPAFEGKSRIDRQRMVNDLLKEELQTGLHALTQKTLTPEEFEKQKDALNFISPECRGGSKHDK; encoded by the coding sequence ATGTCTTCTCGCGAATCCAGAATCAGAGAAAATCTAAGCAAGGCTCTCGCTCCGACGGTGTTGGAGATCGAAAACGAGAGCCATATGCACTCCGGCCCCCGCAGCGATTCCCATTATAAAGTGTTGGTTGTTGCGCCCGCGTTCGAGGGGAAGTCCCGCATCGATCGCCAGCGCATGGTCAATGATCTCTTAAAAGAAGAGCTGCAAACGGGGCTCCACGCGCTGACGCAGAAAACCCTCACTCCGGAAGAGTTCGAAAAGCAAAAAGACGCTTTGAACTTTATTTCCCCAGAGTGTCGCGGTGGCAGCAAACACGATAAGTAA
- a CDS encoding GNAT family N-acetyltransferase — protein sequence METLKTSRELQTDLWTKEITLEGALVRLAPTGLAHLQSLSCNILYPRYWVDDFGGCISPEDVEKEIRHSLQARQDRLENGFTMIDKKTGEAIGLTNYLYFNRKLKGLEIGRTRVGISWHKTSANTEAKLLLMTYAFETLGCQRVGFKVDSLNFNSQRAVKRIGGKFEGEIRNYMLLPDGRKRDYHSYSIIDSEWLNVKKTLQGYLEKYYVSPESL from the coding sequence ATGGAAACACTTAAGACTTCGCGCGAATTACAAACTGATCTCTGGACAAAAGAAATCACCCTTGAGGGGGCTCTTGTACGCCTAGCCCCCACAGGCTTGGCGCATTTACAGAGCTTGTCTTGCAACATCCTCTACCCTCGCTATTGGGTGGATGATTTTGGTGGCTGCATCAGCCCGGAGGATGTAGAAAAAGAGATCAGGCACTCTTTACAAGCGCGCCAAGATCGCCTCGAAAACGGTTTCACCATGATCGACAAAAAGACTGGCGAAGCTATTGGTCTGACAAATTATCTCTATTTCAATCGGAAACTTAAAGGTCTTGAAATCGGTCGCACTCGTGTTGGAATCTCTTGGCATAAAACATCGGCGAACACTGAAGCAAAACTTCTGCTTATGACCTATGCCTTCGAAACTCTTGGTTGCCAGCGCGTCGGTTTCAAGGTGGACTCGTTAAATTTCAACTCCCAGCGCGCAGTCAAAAGAATCGGTGGAAAGTTTGAAGGTGAAATTCGTAACTACATGCTTCTACCTGACGGCAGAAAACGTGACTACCACTCTTACTCGATCATTGATTCTGAATGGTTGAATGTGAAGAAAACCCTGCAAGGATATTTGGAGAAGTATTATGTATCGCCCGAATCACTTTAA
- the ettA gene encoding energy-dependent translational throttle protein EttA → MSQEIIYTMKGVSKVYPPNRYVLKDIYLSYFYGAKIGVLGLNGSGKSTLLRIMAGVDKDFLGEAFPSKTMKVGYFEQEPKLDDTLTVKENIFAGMGELPKVMKEYNAINDKFADPDLDPDEMNKLIEKQGVLQEKLEALGAWDVDQKIEIVMDALRCPDGDMAVTNLSGGEKRRVALARLIMSEPDILLLDEPTNHLDAESVAWLEQYLSKFPGTVIAVTHDRYFLDNVAGWILELDRGEGIPWKGNYTSWLEQKDKRTAAEQKDQARKAKTLERELDWIRQGAKARQAKSKARISNYENLLKEASPEKIQEMSIYIPPGPRLGDIVIEAKGITKAYDHKALLDDVSFTIPKGAIVGVIGPNGVGKSTLFRMITGKETADKGTFKVGETVKIAYVDQTRETLNPEKTIFEELSGGADVIQLGTREINSRQYVSWFNFSGSDQQKKVGQLSGGERNRVNMAKILKEGGNLLLLDEPTNDLDVNTMRALEEALLEFGGSAVVISHDRWFLDRVCTHIMAFEGDSKIEFFPGNFSEYEEDRKKRLGENAGPKRIRFKMI, encoded by the coding sequence ATGTCTCAAGAGATTATCTACACAATGAAGGGCGTAAGTAAAGTATATCCTCCAAATCGTTATGTTTTGAAGGACATCTATCTTTCTTACTTCTATGGCGCGAAGATCGGCGTTCTGGGTCTGAACGGTTCTGGTAAATCCACTTTGCTCAGAATCATGGCAGGAGTCGACAAGGATTTCCTTGGTGAAGCCTTCCCATCTAAGACAATGAAAGTCGGCTACTTCGAGCAAGAACCAAAACTCGATGACACTCTGACTGTGAAAGAAAACATCTTCGCAGGTATGGGCGAATTGCCGAAGGTGATGAAAGAGTACAACGCGATCAATGATAAATTCGCAGATCCAGATTTGGATCCAGACGAAATGAACAAGCTGATTGAAAAACAGGGTGTACTTCAAGAAAAACTAGAAGCCTTGGGTGCCTGGGATGTCGATCAAAAGATCGAAATCGTCATGGATGCACTTCGCTGTCCAGATGGCGACATGGCTGTCACCAACCTTTCTGGGGGTGAAAAGCGTCGTGTGGCATTGGCAAGATTGATCATGTCAGAGCCAGATATTTTGCTTCTGGATGAGCCAACGAATCACTTGGACGCGGAATCAGTGGCATGGCTTGAGCAATATCTTTCGAAGTTCCCAGGAACTGTTATCGCGGTCACGCATGATCGTTACTTCTTGGACAACGTTGCCGGTTGGATTTTGGAGCTGGACAGAGGCGAAGGCATTCCCTGGAAAGGGAATTACACGTCTTGGTTGGAGCAAAAAGACAAGCGCACCGCTGCGGAACAAAAAGACCAAGCTCGCAAAGCGAAAACCTTGGAGCGCGAGTTGGATTGGATTCGTCAAGGAGCTAAGGCTCGTCAGGCGAAATCTAAGGCACGTATTTCTAACTACGAAAACTTGTTGAAAGAAGCATCTCCAGAGAAAATCCAAGAGATGTCTATCTATATTCCACCGGGACCTCGCTTGGGCGATATCGTCATCGAAGCCAAGGGCATTACGAAGGCCTATGACCACAAAGCGTTGTTGGACGATGTCAGCTTCACGATTCCTAAAGGGGCGATTGTCGGGGTTATTGGACCGAATGGTGTGGGTAAATCAACATTGTTCCGTATGATCACTGGAAAAGAGACTGCAGATAAAGGTACTTTCAAAGTCGGGGAGACCGTGAAGATTGCTTATGTCGATCAAACACGTGAAACTCTGAATCCAGAAAAAACCATCTTCGAGGAACTTTCAGGCGGTGCCGATGTGATCCAATTGGGCACACGCGAGATCAATTCTCGTCAGTACGTTTCTTGGTTCAACTTCTCGGGCTCTGATCAACAGAAGAAAGTTGGTCAATTGTCGGGTGGTGAAAGAAACCGCGTGAACATGGCGAAGATCCTTAAAGAAGGCGGCAATCTTCTTTTGCTGGATGAGCCGACGAATGATTTGGACGTGAACACGATGCGTGCGCTTGAAGAAGCCTTGCTCGAGTTCGGTGGATCTGCCGTGGTGATCTCGCATGACCGTTGGTTCTTGGACCGCGTCTGTACGCATATCATGGCGTTCGAGGGGGATTCAAAAATTGAATTCTTCCCTGGAAACTTCTCGGAATACGAAGAAGACCGCAAGAAACGCCTTGGCGAAAATGCTGGTCCAAAGCGTATCCGCTTCAAAATGATCTAA
- a CDS encoding sensor histidine kinase, protein MFEFRITAEEAQQKRLKYLKVLYIISFTIPVIYFFKFNFEYKVHQYNTILISMWLALVVIPPFILYKLKEYVYAAATVIGFAAAIVTFFLYVSGGVDAPGIFWLAAFPLAMAILLGVRGAIVGYFTVVGVMLFFWYLKANGLGPNVIADHGNYSFEKSFNLIVFLLFSAITTHLYINGEQKYAKKLQEQNNNVENLLRVLLHDVANTLSSMTYNLVKAREDQDLAPANSELDKMERAVADINSLLTQVRHLKSVKDGKTDILFKPISIAFVLNEVFEKIESIANQKGIKLALDLSREKMFVNSEKTILSNVVLLNLLSNAVKFSHPGDRIDLRAYSKDSEAVIEIQDYGVGMPEPLVAQIFSLNARTTRSGTHGEKGTGYGMPLVKEYLQMMGGTIDVSSREEPYLQHPRGTKITLKIPLAQ, encoded by the coding sequence ATGTTCGAATTTAGAATCACAGCTGAAGAAGCTCAACAGAAGAGACTTAAATATCTGAAGGTGCTTTACATCATCTCCTTCACGATTCCTGTTATCTATTTCTTTAAGTTTAATTTCGAATACAAAGTGCACCAGTACAACACGATCCTGATCAGCATGTGGTTGGCCCTTGTCGTAATCCCCCCCTTTATCCTCTATAAGTTAAAAGAATATGTTTATGCAGCAGCCACCGTCATTGGTTTCGCCGCCGCTATCGTCACCTTCTTCCTTTATGTATCAGGCGGAGTTGATGCCCCAGGGATCTTTTGGCTGGCGGCCTTCCCGTTGGCGATGGCGATCCTTTTGGGCGTTCGAGGCGCTATTGTCGGCTATTTCACAGTCGTGGGCGTGATGCTCTTCTTCTGGTATCTCAAGGCCAATGGCCTGGGGCCGAATGTTATCGCAGACCACGGCAACTATAGTTTTGAGAAAAGCTTCAACCTCATAGTCTTCTTGCTATTCTCAGCTATCACGACCCACCTCTATATTAATGGCGAACAAAAGTATGCCAAGAAGCTTCAAGAACAAAACAACAATGTGGAGAATCTTTTGCGGGTGCTTTTGCACGATGTTGCCAACACCCTTTCCTCAATGACTTACAACCTCGTCAAAGCCCGCGAGGACCAGGATCTGGCGCCCGCCAACTCTGAGTTGGATAAGATGGAACGTGCAGTGGCAGACATTAACAGCCTGCTCACTCAGGTGCGCCACTTGAAATCAGTCAAAGACGGCAAGACTGATATTCTCTTTAAGCCTATATCGATCGCCTTTGTGCTGAATGAGGTCTTTGAGAAAATTGAAAGTATCGCCAACCAAAAAGGTATCAAACTGGCCCTGGATCTTTCGCGCGAAAAGATGTTCGTCAATAGCGAGAAAACGATTCTAAGCAATGTGGTTCTTTTGAACCTTCTTAGCAATGCGGTGAAGTTTTCTCACCCTGGCGACCGCATCGATCTGCGCGCTTATTCCAAAGACTCTGAGGCGGTTATTGAAATTCAAGACTATGGAGTGGGAATGCCTGAGCCCCTCGTCGCACAAATTTTTAGTCTGAACGCTCGGACCACCCGCTCTGGCACCCATGGGGAAAAAGGCACTGGCTACGGCATGCCTTTGGTCAAAGAATATCTGCAAATGATGGGCGGAACTATAGATGTCAGCTCCCGCGAAGAGCCTTATCTGCAGCACCCCCGGGGCACTAAGATCACCCTTAAAATTCCTTTGGCCCAATAA
- a CDS encoding ParA family protein, with the protein MSTLTQQEFCITLSDLAAFLEMNPAEVKKKAESILGKKLKTPLHSTWLMPEEARRIVLAQGYKYPKKVISIQMLKGGVAKTTSVLNMGLRAAMYGARVLFIDLDQQANLSFALGVEDESLPVWVDIVEKKKSIEECVRFIEPHVDLIPSSLNNSVLDRVLMNSNRNWAQAVKAPLEKIQHRYDLILIDTAPALSATNTAVTIASDEVILPVNPDKFAFLGLQKNLSELEDIKEDFELSFTNKILFTKFDGRENASHELLQKCIESFEGHLMKGYIRTSSEVKNSVRSGKSLFSGKSSVKADYDFVTREMLGFC; encoded by the coding sequence GTGTCGACACTCACGCAACAAGAGTTTTGCATCACCTTAAGCGATCTTGCCGCCTTTTTGGAAATGAATCCCGCCGAAGTTAAAAAGAAAGCCGAATCCATTCTTGGGAAAAAGCTCAAAACGCCTCTTCATTCCACTTGGCTGATGCCAGAGGAAGCTCGTCGCATCGTATTGGCGCAAGGATATAAATACCCGAAAAAGGTGATTTCGATTCAAATGCTCAAAGGAGGAGTCGCGAAAACGACCTCTGTTTTGAACATGGGATTAAGAGCTGCCATGTACGGGGCGCGAGTGTTGTTTATCGATTTGGATCAGCAAGCCAATCTCAGTTTCGCTCTTGGGGTGGAGGACGAAAGCCTTCCAGTCTGGGTGGATATCGTAGAGAAAAAGAAAAGCATTGAAGAGTGCGTCCGCTTTATCGAGCCGCATGTGGATTTAATCCCTTCAAGCTTGAACAACTCCGTTTTGGACCGGGTTCTGATGAACTCCAACCGCAACTGGGCTCAGGCGGTTAAGGCTCCTCTGGAAAAGATCCAGCATCGCTATGATCTGATTCTTATCGATACGGCCCCAGCCCTCAGTGCTACGAACACGGCTGTGACTATTGCCTCTGATGAGGTTATATTGCCGGTCAATCCTGATAAATTCGCCTTCCTGGGCTTGCAAAAGAACTTGAGTGAGTTGGAAGACATTAAAGAAGATTTTGAGCTGAGCTTTACAAATAAGATTTTATTCACAAAGTTTGATGGACGGGAGAATGCCAGTCATGAGCTTTTACAGAAGTGTATCGAATCTTTTGAGGGACACCTTATGAAGGGCTATATTCGAACTTCTTCAGAGGTGAAAAACTCTGTGCGTTCGGGCAAAAGCCTTTTTAGCGGCAAGTCTTCGGTGAAGGCCGACTATGACTTTGTTACCCGGGAAATGTTGGGCTTCTGCTAG
- a CDS encoding SWIB/MDM2 domain-containing protein → MAKAAKKATTKKAAPKKAAAKKAAPKKAAAKKAAPKAAAKKAAPKAKAAPKAKTARKPNAAFMKALTPSAALAAVVGASPLPRTEVVKKLWAYIKKNNLQDSKNRRNINADAKLKEVFGGKTQVSMFDMTKLVSKHLK, encoded by the coding sequence ATGGCTAAAGCCGCAAAAAAAGCTACTACTAAGAAAGCTGCTCCTAAAAAAGCTGCTGCGAAAAAAGCTGCTCCTAAAAAAGCTGCTGCAAAAAAAGCTGCTCCTAAAGCTGCAGCTAAAAAAGCTGCTCCAAAAGCAAAAGCAGCTCCTAAAGCTAAAACTGCTCGCAAACCAAATGCAGCGTTCATGAAAGCTTTGACTCCATCTGCAGCTTTGGCAGCAGTTGTTGGTGCTTCTCCACTTCCACGTACTGAAGTTGTTAAAAAACTTTGGGCTTACATCAAGAAGAACAATCTTCAAGATTCTAAAAACCGTAGAAACATCAATGCTGACGCAAAACTTAAAGAAGTTTTCGGCGGTAAAACTCAAGTTTCTATGTTCGACATGACTAAATTGGTTTCTAAGCACCTTAAATAG
- the ahcY gene encoding adenosylhomocysteinase — translation MSLTTTNGKSAMKKNMKPMKPVKAAKAATTTTAPKTATVDYMVCKEAMENPEVFAKLAQWGREEIKIAETEMPGLMAVRKEYKKQQPLKGAKIAGCLHMTIQTAVLIETLVELGAEIRWSSCNIFSTQDHAAVAIAAAGIPVFAWKGLSESEFNWCIEQTITGWGKDGFNMILDDGGDLTNMMHEPRFAKELKKIIGISEETTTGVHNLEVMLKAGKLKVPAININDSVTKSKFDNLYGCRESLADGIKRATDVMVAGKICVVAGYGDVGKGSAHSLRGLGARVLVTEIDPICALQAAMEGFEVTTMDDAAPQGDIFVTATGCCDIITEKHFTKMKNNAIVCNIGHFDIEIDMAWLNKNSKKREVKPQVDIHTLKSGTQVIILAQGRLVNLGCATGHPSFVMSNSFTNQVLAQMELYMNRDKYQKIAVYRLPKHLDEKVAALHLGKLGVKLTKLSAKQAKYLHMDQNGPFKPEHYRY, via the coding sequence ATGTCATTAACGACTACAAATGGAAAGTCCGCTATGAAGAAAAACATGAAACCTATGAAACCTGTTAAGGCTGCTAAAGCTGCAACAACGACAACGGCTCCTAAGACTGCAACTGTAGACTACATGGTTTGCAAAGAGGCGATGGAGAATCCAGAAGTGTTCGCGAAGCTTGCTCAATGGGGCCGCGAAGAAATCAAGATCGCTGAAACTGAAATGCCTGGTTTGATGGCGGTTCGTAAAGAGTACAAAAAACAGCAACCACTTAAAGGTGCTAAAATCGCGGGTTGCCTTCATATGACAATCCAAACAGCGGTTCTTATCGAGACTCTTGTAGAGCTTGGTGCGGAAATCCGTTGGTCTTCTTGCAATATCTTCTCAACTCAAGACCACGCAGCAGTTGCAATCGCAGCAGCGGGCATCCCGGTTTTCGCTTGGAAAGGTCTTTCTGAGTCTGAATTTAACTGGTGCATCGAGCAAACTATCACTGGTTGGGGCAAAGATGGCTTCAACATGATTCTTGATGACGGTGGCGATTTGACAAACATGATGCATGAGCCACGCTTCGCAAAAGAATTGAAAAAGATCATCGGTATCTCTGAAGAGACGACGACAGGTGTTCACAATCTAGAAGTGATGTTGAAAGCTGGAAAATTGAAAGTTCCTGCAATCAATATCAATGACTCAGTAACAAAATCTAAATTCGACAACTTGTACGGTTGCCGCGAATCTTTGGCTGACGGTATCAAACGTGCCACAGACGTGATGGTTGCCGGTAAAATCTGCGTTGTAGCTGGATACGGCGACGTAGGTAAAGGTTCTGCTCACTCACTTCGTGGTTTGGGCGCGCGCGTTCTTGTGACTGAAATCGATCCTATCTGCGCATTGCAAGCAGCTATGGAAGGTTTCGAAGTGACTACTATGGACGATGCTGCTCCTCAAGGCGATATCTTCGTAACTGCAACTGGTTGCTGCGATATCATCACTGAAAAGCATTTCACTAAAATGAAAAACAACGCGATTGTTTGCAACATCGGTCACTTCGATATCGAAATCGATATGGCTTGGTTGAACAAAAATTCAAAAAAACGCGAAGTAAAACCTCAAGTGGACATCCACACTTTGAAGTCTGGAACACAAGTGATCATCTTGGCTCAAGGCCGTTTGGTTAACTTGGGTTGTGCAACTGGACATCCAAGCTTCGTAATGAGTAACTCATTCACGAATCAAGTTTTGGCTCAAATGGAACTTTACATGAACCGCGATAAATATCAAAAAATCGCAGTTTACCGTTTGCCTAAACACTTGGACGAAAAAGTGGCGGCTCTTCACCTTGGTAAATTGGGTGTGAAGTTGACTAAGCTTTCTGCGAAGCAAGCAAAATACCTCCACATGGATCAGAACGGTCCTTTCAAGCCGGAGCACTATCGTTACTAA
- a CDS encoding RluA family pseudouridine synthase, with protein sequence MNTLPIIAQDTSWIVINKPAGISVHNAGADSGQDVIQILKKQLKPGTFTDIHPVHRLDKETSGLLLIALNSKAAKELAEQFQERNCEKTYIAVLRGALPLSENWQSWGMAISDKSEGRKNPQGLSKDRVEARTDFKVVKVSHYFSLIEVKLLTGRQHQIRKHSAIAKHNIIGDGRYGDPKYNERMAKIYGTDRMFLHAARLKINIGGKERVFEAPRPEEFEALFREATPSPV encoded by the coding sequence ATGAATACTCTACCCATCATAGCTCAAGACACTTCTTGGATTGTTATCAACAAACCTGCGGGAATCAGCGTTCATAACGCTGGCGCCGATAGCGGCCAGGATGTGATTCAGATTTTAAAAAAACAGCTTAAACCTGGCACATTCACCGACATTCATCCCGTGCATCGTTTGGACAAGGAAACCAGTGGGTTGCTGTTAATTGCACTGAATAGCAAGGCTGCCAAAGAATTGGCTGAACAGTTTCAAGAGCGCAATTGCGAAAAAACTTATATCGCGGTTTTACGTGGCGCCCTTCCTCTGTCAGAAAATTGGCAATCGTGGGGTATGGCGATCTCTGATAAGTCTGAAGGCCGAAAAAATCCGCAAGGTCTATCAAAAGACCGCGTCGAAGCTCGTACTGATTTTAAAGTGGTCAAAGTTTCGCATTATTTTTCTTTGATTGAAGTCAAACTTCTGACAGGCCGACAGCATCAAATTCGCAAACACAGCGCCATCGCCAAACACAATATCATCGGCGATGGCCGCTATGGCGACCCCAAGTACAATGAACGCATGGCGAAGATTTACGGTACAGATCGCATGTTCTTGCACGCGGCCCGTTTGAAAATCAATATCGGCGGCAAAGAACGTGTTTTCGAAGCTCCGCGACCTGAGGAATTTGAAGCCTTGTTCCGCGAAGCGACACCATCGCCTGTTTAG
- a CDS encoding J domain-containing protein, with amino-acid sequence MSFQASFKQILNEKMNGSQTSHDHSSSEKAADLNSDPANLAYLMGHIGRFEFQMKRGQYAAPKVRPQRKPHNFSTHERLSYEFLKTWVHDLPEGFTDSELKKAFRQAAMILHPDQGGNTTQFMELKEHYTTLKALLAAR; translated from the coding sequence ATGAGTTTTCAAGCGAGCTTCAAGCAAATCCTTAATGAGAAAATGAATGGAAGCCAGACCTCACACGACCATTCCTCCTCTGAAAAGGCCGCTGATTTGAACTCTGACCCAGCGAACCTGGCTTACTTGATGGGCCACATCGGCCGCTTCGAATTCCAAATGAAGCGTGGACAATATGCCGCACCTAAAGTTCGTCCACAACGAAAGCCCCACAACTTTTCCACTCACGAACGTCTTTCTTATGAATTCTTGAAGACCTGGGTTCACGATCTCCCAGAGGGTTTCACAGACAGCGAATTGAAGAAGGCCTTCCGTCAGGCTGCGATGATCCTCCACCCTGACCAAGGTGGAAATACGACGCAATTCATGGAGCTGAAAGAGCACTACACAACTCTAAAAGCCTTGCTGGCAGCGAGATAA
- the pdxR gene encoding MocR-like pyridoxine biosynthesis transcription factor PdxR, which translates to MKSVNIKIQDSKKPKYERIYAGFLTALKDGVLKPGERIPSTRDLAKIYKCHRLTVMNALQALVAEGWLEAKEKAHYQVSEKAPITESTKESPSKKKAPHFELASPAFSLTAERTRYKIEFWGGQPDLRLFPKDEFRKITSEALRRVKPDQLSYGATQGLPVLLEQVEEYFRRSRGLLEIEYLITNGSQEGIYIIAQTFLKPGDYVVVEGKGYTPAWRVLESLGAKLIPIAVDDEGLNTDELALILKKKKVKLIYTTPLHQYPTTVTLSPRRRQKLIQLAESYRIPILEDDYDHEFHYLSPPPAPLATQTPYAIYVASFSKILYPGARIGVLACHESLFEAFAMQKFLLSRQSDSLSQLSLAAWMKEGGFERHLRRTTRVYEKRFHYMQEQLELLKVTYGIDWVQPNGGMSYWVNLKTNSRKVSEAAKRKDVFFMNETELDFAKKDGTHLRIGFAGVNEAEIKQGFEVLNQILKKSN; encoded by the coding sequence GTGAAATCGGTAAATATTAAGATCCAAGACAGTAAGAAGCCCAAGTATGAACGCATCTATGCCGGCTTTCTAACTGCGTTGAAGGACGGTGTCCTAAAGCCAGGGGAGCGCATTCCCTCGACAAGGGATCTTGCAAAAATCTATAAATGTCATCGTTTGACGGTGATGAATGCGTTGCAGGCTTTGGTCGCGGAAGGTTGGCTCGAAGCCAAAGAGAAAGCTCATTATCAAGTTTCAGAAAAAGCACCGATCACCGAATCCACAAAAGAAAGTCCCTCCAAAAAGAAGGCGCCACACTTTGAATTGGCTTCTCCCGCTTTTTCTCTGACGGCAGAACGAACCCGCTATAAAATTGAATTCTGGGGAGGCCAACCCGATCTGCGTCTTTTTCCTAAAGACGAATTTCGTAAAATCACCTCTGAAGCACTTCGTCGAGTAAAACCAGATCAACTATCTTATGGCGCAACTCAAGGACTGCCGGTTTTACTTGAGCAGGTCGAAGAATATTTTCGTCGCTCTCGAGGTTTGCTGGAAATAGAATATTTAATTACCAATGGGTCGCAAGAAGGCATCTATATCATCGCTCAGACTTTTTTAAAGCCCGGTGACTATGTTGTGGTCGAGGGCAAAGGTTATACACCTGCGTGGCGAGTTCTAGAAAGTTTAGGGGCAAAACTGATTCCGATCGCAGTCGATGACGAAGGTCTGAACACTGATGAACTAGCTTTGATTTTAAAAAAGAAGAAAGTAAAACTGATCTACACCACTCCGCTGCATCAGTATCCGACGACGGTGACACTGAGCCCGCGTCGCAGGCAAAAACTTATTCAATTAGCAGAAAGCTATCGCATTCCCATTCTGGAAGATGACTATGATCATGAGTTTCACTATTTAAGTCCGCCCCCAGCTCCTCTGGCCACGCAAACTCCTTATGCGATTTATGTAGCAAGCTTTTCAAAAATTCTTTATCCCGGAGCCAGAATAGGCGTTCTGGCTTGTCATGAAAGTCTGTTTGAGGCGTTTGCGATGCAAAAGTTCTTACTGTCGCGTCAGTCTGATTCTTTGTCGCAGTTATCACTGGCAGCCTGGATGAAAGAAGGCGGTTTTGAGCGACATTTACGTCGCACAACTCGAGTGTATGAAAAACGCTTCCATTATATGCAAGAACAGCTAGAACTTCTTAAAGTAACCTACGGCATTGATTGGGTGCAACCCAACGGAGGCATGTCTTACTGGGTTAACTTGAAAACGAATTCTCGCAAAGTGAGTGAGGCCGCCAAGAGGAAGGACGTTTTCTTTATGAATGAAACGGAACTGGATTTTGCGAAAAAAGACGGCACCCATTTGCGCATCGGTTTTGCTGGCGTGAATGAAGCCGAAATCAAACAGGGCTTTGAAGTTCTAAATCAGATCTTGAAGAAGTCGAACTAA
- the map gene encoding type I methionyl aminopeptidase, whose translation MGIKPLSLEEIKKMTVACRIAADTLTYLDKYVKIGISTQEIDELANDFMKTRGAKSACIGYHGYPKYTCTSVNEVVCHGVPDAKTILKDGDIINVDVTSWIDGFFGDTSKMYMIGNVSAEAKDLVETAMLARDKGIEAITPKGYTGDIGFETNKLVTRKGYSVVKEIGGHGVGRVFHEEPFVPAFGKKGKGERLVPFHCITVEPMVNQGTEEVVEFDIHGSSIKYYHTADGLLSAQFEHTVLVTDTGYEILTLP comes from the coding sequence ATGGGAATTAAGCCGTTATCTCTTGAAGAAATCAAAAAAATGACTGTGGCCTGCCGTATAGCGGCCGATACTCTAACTTATCTTGATAAATACGTGAAAATTGGGATTTCGACTCAAGAGATTGACGAGCTTGCGAATGATTTTATGAAGACTCGCGGCGCGAAGTCGGCTTGTATCGGGTACCACGGGTATCCGAAGTATACCTGCACTTCAGTGAATGAAGTTGTTTGTCATGGCGTTCCTGATGCGAAGACCATTTTGAAGGATGGCGATATCATCAATGTCGACGTGACTTCTTGGATCGATGGCTTCTTTGGTGACACTTCGAAAATGTATATGATCGGAAACGTTTCTGCGGAAGCGAAGGACCTTGTGGAAACAGCGATGCTGGCTCGTGACAAGGGGATCGAGGCCATTACACCGAAGGGTTATACGGGCGACATCGGTTTTGAAACCAATAAGCTTGTGACTCGCAAAGGTTATTCAGTTGTTAAGGAAATCGGCGGCCACGGTGTTGGTCGTGTTTTCCATGAAGAACCTTTTGTTCCTGCTTTCGGTAAAAAGGGAAAAGGCGAACGTCTTGTTCCATTCCATTGCATCACCGTCGAGCCGATGGTCAATCAGGGGACCGAAGAAGTGGTCGAGTTCGATATCCACGGCTCTAGTATCAAGTATTATCATACTGCGGATGGTCTTTTGTCTGCACAGTTTGAACATACAGTACTAGTAACCGATACTGGTTACGAAATTCTCACGCTGCCGTAG